One genomic region from Evansella sp. LMS18 encodes:
- a CDS encoding sigma-54-dependent Fis family transcriptional regulator translates to MFASDKDTTEMLKAILESIDEGIHVVDKNGITIYYNETAAGHDGLSSREVIGKPLLEVFPSLSHQTSTLLQVIKSGLPIYNQPQSYRNMKGELIDTINTTIPVMADNKIAGAVEIAKDYSRIKKLSNMLIEVQTENDRRKVKAENVSDNQVLYRFTDILTRNASMTEVIRKAEKIAKTSSPVFVYGETGTGKELLVQSIHHSSPRSHGPFISQNCAAIPPSLLESTLFGTVKGSFTGSEDKEGLFELAHTGTLFLDEIHTLPYDLQAKLLRVLEDGVIRRVGSNKSVKTNVRVLAATNEPPEKLLEKNVLRKDLFYRLKVASLSLPPLKERMDDLDVLIPAFIRFYNAQFSKCIEGVNEEAMRTMKAYSWPGNVRELKHCIESAMNLVEGKTIRLEDLPAELLKYQSNSTPRKNFFETEGSGLKETLELLEKKLITEKLNDVNGNVNKAAKLLKIPRQTLQYKIAKYDIE, encoded by the coding sequence ATGTTTGCATCAGATAAAGATACTACAGAAATGTTAAAGGCAATTTTGGAAAGTATTGACGAAGGCATCCACGTAGTGGATAAGAACGGAATTACGATTTATTATAATGAGACCGCTGCGGGGCACGATGGGCTGTCGAGCCGGGAGGTCATCGGAAAACCTTTACTGGAGGTCTTTCCTTCCCTTTCCCACCAGACGTCCACATTACTTCAGGTGATCAAATCGGGGCTTCCTATTTATAATCAGCCTCAGTCGTACAGGAACATGAAGGGAGAGCTGATAGATACAATCAATACAACCATTCCCGTCATGGCTGATAATAAAATAGCAGGTGCAGTAGAGATTGCTAAAGATTATTCCAGAATTAAAAAGCTGTCAAACATGCTTATCGAAGTACAGACAGAAAATGACCGACGAAAAGTAAAGGCCGAAAATGTAAGCGATAACCAGGTCTTATACCGTTTTACGGATATTCTCACAAGGAATGCTTCAATGACAGAAGTGATCCGGAAAGCTGAAAAAATAGCGAAAACGTCTTCCCCTGTATTTGTGTACGGGGAAACCGGTACAGGAAAAGAACTTCTTGTGCAAAGTATTCATCACAGCTCTCCAAGGAGCCATGGGCCTTTTATCTCCCAGAACTGTGCTGCTATCCCCCCTTCCCTGCTGGAAAGCACCTTATTTGGTACTGTAAAAGGCAGCTTTACAGGTTCAGAAGACAAGGAAGGCCTGTTTGAACTGGCCCATACAGGAACATTGTTTTTAGATGAGATCCACACCCTTCCTTATGACCTGCAGGCTAAACTGCTGCGGGTGCTGGAAGACGGCGTCATAAGAAGAGTTGGTTCTAATAAAAGCGTTAAAACAAATGTCAGGGTACTCGCTGCGACAAATGAGCCTCCTGAAAAACTGCTGGAGAAAAACGTGCTTCGTAAAGATCTTTTCTATCGGTTAAAAGTGGCCTCTCTCTCACTGCCCCCGCTGAAAGAAAGGATGGATGACCTGGACGTTCTTATCCCGGCTTTTATCAGGTTTTACAATGCACAGTTCAGTAAATGCATAGAAGGTGTCAACGAAGAGGCCATGAGAACTATGAAAGCATACAGCTGGCCGGGCAATGTCAGGGAGCTGAAGCACTGTATTGAGTCAGCCATGAACCTTGTAGAGGGGAAGACCATCAGGCTTGAAGATCTGCCTGCAGAACTGCTGAAATACCAAAGCAATAGTACCCCCCGGAAAAATTTCTTTGAGACTGAGGGCTCAGGATTAAAGGAAACCCTTGAACTGTTAGAGAAAAAGCTGATAACAGAGAAACTGAACGATGTTAACGGCAATGTAAATAAAGCTGCAAAACTATTAAAAATACCCCGGCAGACACTGCAATATAAAATAGCAAAATATGATATAGAGTAA
- the acsA gene encoding acetate--CoA ligase yields the protein MQALKPKEGHYNLQNYEKTRSDFDWDQVKEKFSWSRTGKVNMAYEAIDRHVDEGNGNKAALLYSDQTREETYTFSQLKELTNQAAHMYRRLGVTKGDRVFIFMPRTPELYTSLLGAIKAGAVVGPLFEAFMKEAVRSRLEDSGAKVLVTTPDLLSRVPYKELPDLETIIIAGGAAPQDKGFVSLNEEMQASPADDTAIEWLDLEDGMILHYTSGSTGKPKGVYHVHNAMIQQYQSAKWVMDFQEDDVYWCTADPGWVTGTSYGIFGPWLNGVTNVVRGGRFSPDDWYSTLEKYKVTVWYSAPTAFRMLMSAGADKVENYNLSSLRHILSVGEPLNPEVVRWGYDTFKLRIHDTWWMTETGALLICNYLSEPIKPGSMGKPLPGIEAAIIDDKGNELPPFQMGNLAIKAGWPSMMRKVWNNQPKYDEYFSIPGWYVSGDTAYRDKEGYFWFQGRNDDVINTSGERVGPFEIESKLVEHPAVAEAGVIGKPDEVRGEIIKAFISLREGYEYSEELKEEIQKFIKTELSAHAVPKEIEYKEKLPKTRSGKIMRRVLKAWELGQPAGDLSTMED from the coding sequence ATGCAAGCATTGAAGCCAAAAGAAGGACATTACAACTTGCAAAACTACGAAAAAACACGGAGTGATTTTGACTGGGACCAGGTAAAAGAAAAATTTTCATGGTCACGGACAGGTAAAGTAAACATGGCTTATGAAGCTATTGACCGGCATGTAGACGAGGGAAATGGAAACAAAGCAGCACTTTTGTATTCCGATCAGACAAGAGAGGAAACTTATACATTTTCTCAATTAAAGGAACTGACAAATCAGGCTGCACACATGTACAGGAGGCTGGGTGTAACTAAGGGAGACAGAGTTTTCATCTTCATGCCCCGCACCCCGGAACTCTATACCTCCCTGCTTGGCGCTATAAAAGCTGGCGCAGTAGTTGGCCCCCTTTTCGAAGCGTTCATGAAGGAAGCTGTAAGAAGCCGGCTGGAAGACAGCGGAGCGAAAGTACTGGTGACCACACCTGATCTCCTTTCAAGAGTTCCCTACAAGGAACTTCCGGACCTGGAAACCATCATTATTGCAGGAGGTGCTGCCCCCCAGGACAAAGGGTTCGTTTCTTTAAATGAGGAAATGCAGGCATCTCCGGCGGATGATACAGCTATAGAATGGCTTGACCTGGAGGATGGGATGATTCTTCATTACACATCAGGTTCTACAGGCAAACCAAAAGGCGTTTATCATGTGCACAATGCTATGATTCAGCAGTACCAGTCCGCCAAGTGGGTCATGGACTTCCAGGAGGACGATGTTTACTGGTGTACCGCTGATCCAGGATGGGTAACCGGTACTTCTTACGGTATTTTCGGGCCCTGGCTGAACGGTGTTACGAATGTGGTCAGAGGGGGGCGATTCTCCCCTGACGATTGGTACAGTACGCTGGAAAAATACAAAGTTACCGTATGGTACAGCGCCCCTACTGCCTTTCGCATGCTTATGTCAGCAGGTGCTGATAAAGTTGAAAACTATAATCTATCCTCGCTTAGGCACATACTCAGTGTTGGCGAACCGCTGAACCCGGAAGTTGTCAGATGGGGATATGACACATTCAAACTGAGGATTCATGATACGTGGTGGATGACTGAAACGGGAGCATTACTCATTTGCAACTACTTATCTGAACCGATAAAGCCAGGATCAATGGGGAAACCTCTGCCTGGTATTGAAGCAGCGATAATAGACGATAAGGGAAATGAACTGCCGCCTTTCCAGATGGGGAATCTTGCCATTAAAGCCGGCTGGCCGTCCATGATGAGAAAAGTGTGGAACAACCAGCCGAAGTATGACGAGTATTTTTCCATCCCAGGCTGGTATGTTTCAGGTGATACAGCATATAGAGACAAAGAAGGGTATTTCTGGTTCCAGGGACGTAATGATGATGTTATAAACACATCCGGCGAAAGGGTCGGCCCGTTTGAAATTGAAAGCAAGCTTGTTGAACACCCTGCAGTTGCAGAAGCAGGAGTAATTGGAAAACCGGATGAAGTCAGGGGCGAGATTATTAAGGCGTTTATTTCTTTAAGGGAAGGTTACGAATATAGTGAGGAATTAAAAGAGGAGATACAAAAGTTTATTAAGACAGAACTTTCCGCTCATGCTGTGCCGAAAGAAATTGAGTATAAAGAGAAATTGCCAAAAACACGAAGCGGGAAAATCATGCGCCGTGTCCTGAAAGCGTGGGAACTGGGACAGCCTGCCGGCGATTTATCCACTATGGAAGACTGA